In the genome of Mycobacterium kansasii ATCC 12478, one region contains:
- a CDS encoding META domain-containing protein, translated as MTGFHVVESGVFSRDGEQIVSASDDFRWHLWDAVIVRRVGRTLGAHAGAVKIVAFSGLGSSWHRTRRRMSRLGNGRSGLAIRLVACAAAALVVALTCTIRATADAGPVRGRDVGYIPASASRTGSGEHARRPETVPLDEPAPSDVVGTTWRFAEVMGAATPTTIAATLELLSNGEAVGFSGCNHFFGRYEMDGSVLAFSGLSYTKKMCDPDIMQVEYGVQAALDRTRSVTGPPGELYLLASDGTTLARLVAP; from the coding sequence ATGACCGGCTTCCACGTGGTGGAGAGTGGGGTTTTCAGTCGCGACGGCGAGCAGATCGTCTCTGCCAGTGATGATTTCAGGTGGCATTTGTGGGATGCGGTTATCGTCCGACGGGTTGGACGCACGCTGGGGGCCCACGCGGGGGCGGTGAAAATCGTCGCTTTCAGCGGCCTGGGTAGCTCTTGGCATCGCACACGTCGCCGCATGTCCAGGCTTGGCAATGGCCGGTCAGGTTTGGCCATCAGGCTGGTCGCATGTGCGGCCGCAGCCCTCGTGGTCGCTCTGACGTGCACGATCCGCGCGACGGCCGATGCCGGCCCGGTGCGCGGCCGCGATGTCGGTTACATCCCCGCGTCGGCCAGCCGCACCGGGTCGGGTGAACACGCTCGTCGGCCGGAGACGGTGCCGTTGGATGAGCCCGCCCCGTCAGACGTGGTGGGGACAACCTGGCGATTCGCCGAGGTTATGGGTGCAGCCACGCCGACGACGATCGCGGCAACATTGGAGCTTTTGTCAAATGGCGAGGCGGTAGGGTTCTCGGGCTGCAACCACTTTTTCGGGCGCTACGAAATGGATGGTTCCGTCCTGGCCTTTTCGGGGCTCTCCTACACCAAGAAGATGTGCGATCCGGACATCATGCAGGTGGAGTACGGAGTGCAGGCCGCGCTGGATCGCACTCGTAGCGTGACCGGCCCACCAGGTGAGCTCTACCTGTTGGCCTCCGACGGCACCACGCTTGCGCGTTTGGTCGCCCCTTGA
- the ffh gene encoding signal recognition particle protein, protein MFESLSDRLTSALQGLRGKGRLTDADIDATTREIRLALLEADVSLPVVRAFVHRIKERARGAEVSGALNPAQQVVKIVNDELIGILGGQTRELVFAKTPPTVIMLAGLQGSGKTTLAGKLAARLKSQGHTPLLVACDLQRPAAVNQLQVVGQRAGVTVFAPHPGASPESGPGDPVAVAAAGLAEARAKHFDVVIVDTAGRLGIDEELMAQAAAIRDSIDPDEVLFVLDAMIGQDAVATAQAFGEGVGFSGVVLTKLDGDARGGAALSVREVTGVPILFASTGEKLEDFDVFHPDRMASRILGMGDVLSLIEQAEQVFDAQRAEEAAVKIGAGELTLEDFLEQMLAVRKMGPIGNLLGMLPGAGQMKEALAEIDDKQLDRVQAIIRGMTPEERADPKIINASRRLRIANGSGVTVSEVNQLVDRFFEARKMMSSMLGGMGIPGLGRKSATRKSKAARGKAGKKGKKGARGPTPPKVKSPFGTPGMPGMPGMPGMPAGFPDLSHMPEGLDELPPGLADFDLSKLKFPGNPGKK, encoded by the coding sequence GTGTTTGAATCGCTGTCCGACCGGTTGACCAGTGCCCTCCAGGGCCTGCGCGGCAAAGGTCGCCTGACCGACGCCGATATCGATGCCACGACGCGTGAAATCCGGTTGGCGCTGCTGGAAGCCGACGTTTCGCTGCCCGTGGTCAGGGCGTTTGTCCACCGGATCAAAGAACGCGCCCGCGGCGCCGAGGTGTCCGGGGCACTCAATCCGGCACAACAGGTCGTCAAGATCGTCAACGACGAACTCATCGGCATCCTCGGCGGCCAGACCCGCGAACTGGTGTTCGCCAAGACGCCGCCGACCGTCATCATGCTCGCCGGTCTGCAGGGCTCCGGTAAGACGACGCTGGCCGGCAAGCTCGCCGCGCGCCTCAAGAGCCAAGGACACACACCGCTGCTTGTGGCCTGCGACCTGCAGCGCCCGGCCGCGGTCAATCAGCTGCAGGTCGTCGGCCAACGCGCCGGGGTGACGGTGTTCGCCCCGCATCCCGGCGCATCACCTGAATCCGGACCCGGCGACCCGGTCGCCGTCGCCGCGGCGGGACTGGCCGAAGCCCGGGCCAAACACTTCGACGTCGTCATCGTCGACACCGCCGGACGGCTGGGCATCGACGAGGAGCTGATGGCCCAGGCCGCCGCCATCCGGGACTCCATCGACCCCGATGAGGTGCTGTTCGTCCTGGACGCGATGATCGGTCAAGATGCGGTAGCCACCGCTCAGGCGTTCGGCGAGGGCGTCGGCTTCAGCGGTGTGGTGTTGACCAAGCTGGACGGCGATGCCCGCGGCGGCGCGGCGCTGTCGGTCCGCGAAGTGACCGGTGTGCCAATCCTTTTCGCCTCCACCGGGGAGAAGCTGGAGGATTTCGACGTCTTCCACCCGGACCGGATGGCCAGCCGCATCCTGGGAATGGGCGATGTGCTGAGCCTGATCGAACAGGCCGAGCAGGTCTTCGACGCCCAGCGGGCCGAGGAAGCCGCGGTCAAGATCGGCGCCGGCGAGCTGACCCTGGAAGACTTCCTCGAGCAGATGCTCGCCGTCCGCAAGATGGGCCCCATCGGCAACCTGCTGGGCATGCTGCCCGGCGCGGGTCAGATGAAGGAAGCGCTGGCCGAGATCGACGACAAGCAACTCGACCGGGTGCAGGCCATCATTCGCGGGATGACCCCCGAAGAGCGGGCCGACCCCAAGATCATCAACGCGTCGCGGCGGCTGCGCATCGCCAACGGCTCGGGCGTGACGGTCTCCGAGGTCAACCAGCTCGTCGACCGATTCTTCGAAGCCCGCAAGATGATGTCCTCGATGCTCGGCGGCATGGGCATCCCAGGTCTGGGCCGCAAATCCGCGACACGTAAATCCAAGGCGGCCCGAGGAAAAGCCGGCAAGAAGGGCAAGAAGGGGGCCCGCGGTCCAACACCGCCGAAGGTCAAGAGCCCCTTCGGCACGCCGGGTATGCCGGGCATGCCGGGTATGCCGGGTATGCCGGCAGGATTCCCGGACCTGTCGCACATGCCTGAAGGCCTCGACGAGCTGCCGCCCGGGCTGGCCGACTTCGACCTTTCCAAGCTCAAGTTCCCGGGCAACCCCGGCAAGAAGTAG
- a CDS encoding metal-dependent hydrolase family protein, protein MPLHVRGLALPDENPIDLWIVDGRISTEPVAGADTVFGASGGGWILPGLVDAHCHVGLGQHGAIALDEAATQAEAERDVGALLLRDCGSPTDTRSLDDRHDLPRIIRAGRHLARPKRYIPGFAIELEDESQLPAAVAEQARRGDGWVKLVGDWIDRQVGDLAPLWSDDVLEAAIGAAHTHGARVTAHVFGEDALPGLINAGIDCIEHGTGLTDHTIALMLEHHTALVPTLINVENFPGIADSATRYPTYAAHMRDLYTRTYPRVAAAREAGVAVYAGSDAGSTVRHGRIADEVEALKNIGMSPTEALGAACWDARRWLGRPGLDHGASADLLCYGEDPRHGPAVLNRPDVIILRGKPFRAKC, encoded by the coding sequence GTGCCCCTGCACGTGCGAGGCCTGGCGCTGCCCGACGAGAACCCGATCGACCTGTGGATCGTCGACGGTCGCATCAGCACCGAGCCCGTTGCCGGCGCCGACACCGTCTTCGGTGCTTCCGGGGGCGGCTGGATCCTGCCGGGCCTGGTGGACGCGCACTGCCACGTCGGGCTCGGGCAGCACGGCGCCATCGCCCTCGACGAGGCGGCCACCCAGGCCGAGGCCGAACGTGACGTGGGCGCACTGCTGCTGCGTGATTGCGGCTCACCGACCGATACCCGCAGTCTCGACGACCGCCACGACCTGCCTCGCATCATCCGCGCCGGCAGGCATCTGGCCAGGCCCAAGCGCTACATCCCCGGTTTCGCTATCGAACTCGAGGACGAGTCGCAGCTACCGGCCGCGGTGGCCGAGCAGGCCCGCCGCGGCGACGGTTGGGTCAAGCTGGTCGGCGACTGGATCGACCGCCAAGTCGGCGATCTCGCCCCGCTGTGGTCCGACGACGTCCTCGAGGCGGCCATCGGTGCCGCGCACACGCACGGGGCCCGGGTCACCGCTCACGTCTTCGGTGAGGATGCACTGCCGGGTCTGATCAACGCCGGAATCGACTGTATCGAGCACGGCACGGGGTTGACCGACCACACCATCGCGCTGATGCTCGAACACCACACCGCATTGGTGCCCACGCTGATCAACGTCGAAAACTTCCCGGGTATCGCGGATTCGGCGACCCGCTATCCGACCTACGCCGCCCACATGCGCGACCTGTATACCCGCACCTACCCACGGGTGGCCGCAGCGCGGGAGGCCGGAGTAGCGGTGTATGCCGGCAGCGATGCCGGCAGCACGGTCCGACATGGACGTATTGCCGACGAGGTCGAGGCACTCAAGAACATCGGGATGAGTCCGACCGAAGCATTGGGCGCGGCGTGCTGGGATGCCCGGCGCTGGTTGGGCCGGCCCGGCCTGGACCACGGAGCGTCGGCTGATTTGTTGTGCTACGGCGAGGACCCGCGGCACGGCCCCGCCGTGCTGAACCGGCCCGATGTGATAATCCTGCGCGGCAAGCCGTTTCGGGCCAAGTGTTAA
- a CDS encoding serine/threonine-protein kinase, whose translation MALAGGATFAAYTIVRLLGSGPTGEVYLVEDPRSAQSAALKVLSPALSSDPEFRRRFHRETAVAANLYHPNIVEVHERGEFEGRLWIAMDYIDGISAAQLMRERFPAVLPVGEVLAIISATAAALDYAHQRAVLHGDVKPANILVTSAGPGEPRILLSDFGIAGRAPEQATGTEADGRADQYALAATAFQLFTGTSPVDVPGKLSDLRPDLARLDTALSRALSADPAGRFASCREFADALNEQAGVTPVDQRPEVVDPVTAWSAATVAEPAYVVDYPVYDWPQSPPAPPTPPPAPEPVIQQRRGTPLQSAAAALARRLDAFSRSTQAPGKRRSRRILLGSAVVVLLVGLLGVGIAIGRKTTGDHRQAAGPQTSSSSASSMPATSDPAAPPAPLDGTYQIEVQRSKQTYDYTPSPQPPDVNTWWAIRSSCTPTGCLAAATMLDDNDHTQAKSGVRPLVLEFGQGQWKSRSEAVQFACIGPNGAASTQATTQVLSLRPQPVGDLVGEMVVTVHSNDCGQQGAVIRIPAVASRSGDLPPAVNVPDPVTIPENPPATTTPTTLPSGPGR comes from the coding sequence ATGGCGTTGGCCGGCGGCGCGACCTTTGCCGCCTACACAATCGTGCGACTTCTGGGGTCGGGCCCGACCGGCGAGGTCTATCTCGTCGAGGACCCACGCTCGGCGCAGTCGGCGGCGCTGAAAGTTCTCTCGCCGGCCCTGTCGTCGGACCCCGAGTTCCGCCGGCGATTCCACCGGGAGACCGCCGTCGCCGCGAACCTCTATCACCCCAACATCGTCGAGGTCCATGAGCGCGGCGAGTTCGAAGGCCGGCTGTGGATCGCGATGGACTACATCGATGGCATCAGCGCCGCGCAGCTGATGCGCGAGCGGTTTCCGGCGGTCTTACCGGTCGGCGAGGTGCTCGCCATCATCAGTGCCACGGCCGCCGCTCTCGACTACGCCCATCAGCGTGCAGTGCTGCATGGCGACGTCAAGCCCGCCAACATCCTGGTGACCAGCGCGGGGCCGGGTGAGCCGCGGATCCTGTTGAGCGACTTCGGGATTGCGGGGCGCGCGCCGGAACAGGCGACGGGTACCGAGGCCGACGGGCGCGCCGACCAGTACGCCTTGGCGGCTACCGCTTTTCAGCTGTTCACCGGCACGTCGCCGGTCGACGTGCCGGGCAAGCTCAGCGACCTGCGGCCGGACTTGGCGCGACTCGATACGGCCTTGTCCAGGGCGCTCAGCGCCGATCCCGCCGGTCGTTTCGCGAGCTGCCGCGAGTTCGCCGATGCGCTCAACGAGCAGGCCGGGGTCACGCCGGTCGACCAGCGCCCGGAGGTTGTAGATCCAGTGACGGCCTGGTCGGCCGCCACCGTTGCCGAACCCGCCTATGTCGTCGACTACCCGGTCTACGACTGGCCGCAGAGCCCACCAGCACCACCGACCCCACCGCCGGCCCCCGAACCGGTGATACAGCAACGCCGCGGCACCCCGCTGCAGTCGGCGGCTGCGGCGTTGGCCCGGCGCCTCGACGCGTTCTCCCGATCAACGCAAGCACCGGGCAAGCGCAGATCACGCCGGATCCTGCTCGGCTCGGCCGTCGTAGTACTGCTCGTTGGCCTGCTCGGTGTCGGCATCGCGATCGGCCGTAAGACGACCGGCGACCATCGTCAGGCGGCCGGGCCGCAGACCAGTTCATCCAGTGCATCCAGCATGCCGGCGACCAGCGACCCGGCCGCCCCGCCGGCCCCCCTCGACGGCACCTACCAAATCGAGGTCCAACGCTCGAAGCAGACTTACGACTACACCCCGAGCCCGCAGCCTCCGGACGTCAACACCTGGTGGGCGATCCGGTCTTCGTGCACACCGACGGGCTGTCTGGCCGCCGCCACCATGCTCGACGACAACGACCACACGCAGGCAAAATCGGGTGTTCGCCCGCTGGTCTTGGAATTCGGCCAAGGCCAGTGGAAGTCCCGGTCCGAGGCGGTGCAGTTCGCGTGCATCGGGCCCAACGGCGCGGCCAGCACCCAGGCCACCACCCAGGTGCTGTCGTTGCGGCCCCAACCGGTCGGGGACCTTGTGGGCGAGATGGTGGTCACCGTGCACAGCAACGACTGCGGTCAACAGGGAGCGGTCATCCGCATCCCGGCGGTGGCCAGTCGCAGCGGTGATCTGCCGCCCGCGGTCAACGTGCCGGATCCCGTGACCATTCCCGAAAACCCACCGGCAACCACAACGCCAACCACGCTGCCGTCCGGCCCGGGCCGCTGA
- a CDS encoding N-acyl-D-amino-acid deacylase family protein: MLRFVATRRPGGTVSYDVIIRNGLWFDGTGSAPQTRSLGIRDGVVATVSHRPLDETGCSEVIDAAGKWVVPGFIDVHTHYDAEVLLDPGLRESVRHGVTTVLLGNCSLSTVYANSEDAADLFSRVEAVPREFVYGALDTNRTWSTAAEYIKTIDSLPLGPNVGSLLGHSDLRAAVLGLDRATDATVRPTDAELETMAGLLDEALDAGMLGMSGMDAAIDKLDGDRFRSRALPSTFATWRERRKLISVLRKRGRILQSAPDLDRPATGLLFFLASSRILNRRKGVRMSMLVSADAKSMPLAVHTFGLGTRILNKLLGASVRFQHLPVPFELYSDGIDLPVFEEFGAGTAALHLREQLERNELLADESYRRRFRREFDRIKLGPTLWHRDFHDAVIVECPDKSLIGKSFGQIADQRGLHPLDAFLDVLVDNGERNVRWTTTVANHRPNELNKLAADPSVHMGFSDAGAHLRNMAFYNFPLRLLKRTRDADRAGKPFLSIQRAVHRLTGEVAEWFGINAGTLREGDRADFVVIDPAHLDESVEGYHEAEASFYGGLRRMVNRNDATVVATGVNGAVVFRGGQFRDGYGQTVQSGRYLRAGERQAMRAGA; this comes from the coding sequence ATGTTACGGTTCGTGGCAACTCGACGACCCGGAGGAACTGTGAGCTACGACGTCATCATTCGCAACGGACTGTGGTTCGACGGCACCGGCTCCGCGCCGCAGACCCGAAGCCTGGGCATCCGCGACGGAGTAGTGGCCACGGTGTCCCACCGGCCGCTGGACGAAACCGGCTGCTCGGAGGTGATCGACGCGGCGGGGAAGTGGGTGGTGCCCGGATTCATCGACGTGCACACCCACTACGACGCCGAGGTGCTGCTCGATCCCGGACTGCGCGAATCGGTGCGCCACGGCGTCACCACGGTGCTGCTGGGCAACTGTTCCCTGTCGACGGTGTACGCCAACTCCGAGGACGCCGCCGACCTTTTCAGCCGCGTCGAAGCGGTGCCGCGCGAGTTCGTCTACGGTGCCCTGGACACCAACCGGACGTGGTCCACGGCAGCCGAATACATCAAGACCATCGACAGCCTGCCGCTGGGCCCGAATGTGGGCTCGCTGCTTGGCCATTCGGATTTACGAGCGGCGGTGCTCGGGCTTGACCGCGCCACCGATGCCACCGTCCGGCCCACCGATGCCGAACTGGAGACGATGGCGGGGTTGCTCGATGAGGCGCTCGACGCCGGAATGCTCGGCATGTCCGGGATGGACGCGGCGATCGACAAGCTCGACGGCGACCGTTTCCGGTCCCGCGCGCTGCCGTCCACCTTCGCGACCTGGCGTGAGCGGCGCAAGCTCATCTCGGTGTTGCGCAAGCGCGGCCGGATCCTGCAGAGCGCGCCCGACCTCGACAGGCCGGCGACCGGACTGCTGTTCTTCTTGGCCAGCAGCCGAATCCTCAATCGCCGCAAGGGAGTTCGGATGAGCATGCTGGTGTCGGCGGACGCCAAGTCGATGCCGCTGGCCGTGCACACCTTCGGGCTCGGCACCCGCATCCTCAACAAGCTGCTGGGTGCCAGCGTGCGCTTCCAGCATCTGCCGGTCCCGTTCGAGCTGTACTCCGACGGAATCGACCTGCCGGTCTTCGAAGAATTCGGCGCCGGCACGGCGGCGCTGCATCTGCGTGAGCAATTGGAACGCAACGAATTGCTGGCCGACGAGTCCTACCGCCGGCGGTTCCGGCGCGAGTTCGACCGCATCAAGCTCGGACCCACGTTGTGGCACCGCGACTTCCACGACGCGGTGATCGTCGAGTGCCCCGACAAGTCGTTGATCGGCAAGAGCTTTGGGCAAATCGCCGACCAACGTGGACTGCATCCGCTCGACGCGTTTCTCGACGTGCTGGTGGACAACGGTGAACGCAACGTGCGCTGGACGACCACCGTCGCCAACCACCGGCCCAACGAGCTCAACAAGCTTGCCGCCGACCCGAGCGTCCACATGGGCTTCTCCGACGCCGGTGCGCACCTGCGCAACATGGCCTTCTACAACTTCCCGCTTCGGTTGCTCAAGCGGACGCGAGACGCCGACCGAGCCGGCAAGCCATTCCTGTCCATCCAGCGTGCGGTGCATCGCCTGACCGGTGAAGTGGCCGAGTGGTTCGGTATCAACGCCGGCACGCTGCGCGAGGGCGACCGCGCTGACTTCGTGGTGATCGACCCGGCCCATCTCGACGAATCGGTGGAGGGATACCACGAGGCGGAGGCTTCCTTCTACGGCGGCTTGCGGCGCATGGTCAATCGCAACGACGCGACCGTCGTCGCAACCGGGGTCAACGGCGCCGTCGTGTTCCGCGGAGGTCAGTTCCGGGACGGTTACGGGCAGACCGTGCAATCGGGACGGTACTTGCGAGCGGGTGAGCGCCAAGCCATGAGGGCCGGCGCCTGA
- a CDS encoding TetR/AcrR family transcriptional regulator translates to MARTQQQRREETVGRLLDACIAIIIEVGYARASAAMITKRAGVSVGALFRHFDTMGDFMAATASEVLRRQLETFTKRVAEIPADRPALESALAILRDITSGPTNAVLYELLIAARTDDKLRDTLQQELGQYSAKIYDAARALPGAQSFPEETFPVIVALLTNVFDGAAVVQGILPQPEIEELRIPVLTALLTGGL, encoded by the coding sequence ATGGCGCGTACCCAGCAGCAACGCCGCGAAGAAACCGTCGGACGTCTTCTCGACGCCTGTATCGCCATCATCATCGAAGTGGGCTATGCCCGGGCATCCGCGGCCATGATCACCAAGCGTGCCGGGGTGTCGGTAGGCGCACTGTTCCGCCACTTCGACACGATGGGCGACTTCATGGCGGCCACGGCTTCGGAGGTGCTGCGCCGTCAGCTCGAGACGTTCACCAAGCGCGTCGCCGAGATACCGGCCGACCGGCCGGCGCTGGAATCGGCGCTGGCGATCCTGCGGGACATCACCAGCGGTCCGACGAACGCCGTGCTGTACGAACTGCTGATCGCCGCGCGCACCGACGACAAGCTCAGAGACACATTGCAGCAGGAACTCGGCCAGTATTCAGCGAAGATCTACGATGCGGCCCGGGCGCTGCCGGGTGCGCAGAGCTTCCCGGAGGAGACGTTTCCGGTCATCGTGGCACTGCTGACGAACGTGTTCGACGGAGCCGCCGTGGTGCAGGGGATACTGCCACAGCCGGAGATCGAGGAGCTGCGGATCCCCGTGCTCACCGCCCTGCTGACCGGCGGCTTGTGA
- a CDS encoding D-alanyl-D-alanine carboxypeptidase family protein, protein MRKVMAAVAAVLAVATVNAAAGSPVSRADTDVQPAGSVPIPDGPAQTWIVADLDSGQVLAERDQNVAHPPASTIKVLLALVALDELDLNSTVVADVADTQVECNCVGIKPGRTYTARQLLDALLLVSGNDAANTLAQMLGGQDVAVAKMNAKAAALGAGSTHAATPSGLDGPGGSGASTAHDLAVIFRAAMANPVFARITAEPSAMFPGDNGDQPIVNQDELLQRYPGAIGGKTGFTNAARKTFVGAAARNGRRLVIAMMYGMVKEGGPTYWDQAASLFDWGFALSPQASIGSL, encoded by the coding sequence ATGCGGAAGGTCATGGCTGCAGTCGCGGCGGTGCTCGCGGTCGCCACCGTCAACGCGGCCGCCGGCTCCCCGGTCTCGAGGGCAGATACCGACGTCCAGCCTGCCGGCTCGGTGCCGATCCCCGACGGTCCGGCCCAGACCTGGATCGTGGCCGATCTCGACAGCGGCCAGGTATTGGCCGAACGCGACCAGAATGTCGCCCACCCGCCCGCGAGCACGATCAAGGTGCTGCTGGCATTGGTTGCGCTGGACGAACTCGACCTGAATTCGACCGTCGTCGCCGACGTCGCCGACACCCAGGTCGAATGCAATTGTGTCGGCATCAAGCCGGGCCGCACCTATACCGCGCGGCAGCTGCTCGACGCGCTGCTGCTGGTTTCCGGTAACGACGCCGCCAACACACTGGCGCAGATGCTGGGCGGTCAGGACGTCGCCGTCGCCAAGATGAACGCCAAAGCCGCTGCCCTCGGTGCGGGAAGCACCCATGCGGCTACCCCGTCCGGCTTGGACGGACCCGGCGGTTCCGGCGCCTCGACGGCGCACGACCTCGCCGTCATCTTCCGGGCCGCAATGGCCAACCCGGTGTTTGCTCGTATCACTGCCGAACCCTCGGCGATGTTCCCCGGCGATAACGGTGACCAACCGATCGTCAACCAGGATGAGCTGCTGCAACGCTATCCGGGCGCGATCGGCGGCAAGACCGGGTTCACCAACGCCGCGCGCAAGACATTCGTCGGCGCCGCTGCGCGAAACGGCCGTCGGCTGGTGATCGCCATGATGTACGGGATGGTCAAAGAGGGCGGCCCCACTTATTGGGATCAGGCCGCCAGCCTGTTCGACTGGGGATTTGCCCTCAGCCCGCAGGCCAGCATCGGCTCTCTCTAG